A window of the Lolium perenne isolate Kyuss_39 chromosome 7, Kyuss_2.0, whole genome shotgun sequence genome harbors these coding sequences:
- the LOC127317423 gene encoding uncharacterized protein has protein sequence MRKLENLLPINFGVTGQETKGIPHMFLLTVGMKMLSSFSSVVKFQWTALRIQVLRSELPFRRKQERRRRNISFEVLLWRRNRSMSSRSRNRSTSSSSRRAGTGRTAGRTYEFQVKDQIGSLF, from the exons ATGAGGAAGTTGGAAAACCTGTTGCCAATTAATTTTGGTGTTACTGGACAAGAGACAAAAGGAATTCCTCATAT GTTCTTGCTTACAGTGGGAATGAAGATGCTAAGCAGTTTTTCCTCAGTGGTAAAATTTCAGTGGACAGCATTAAG AATACAAGTTTTGAGATCAGAACTTCCTTTCCGGAGAAAGCAGGAGAGGCGGAGAAGGAATATAAGTTTTGAGGTTCTTTTATGGCGAAGGAATAG GAGTATGAGTTCCAGGTCAAGGAACAGATCGACATCTTCTTCTAGCAGGCGTGCAGGAACCGGAAGAACTGCTGGCAGGACGTATGAGTTCCAGGTCAAGGACCAGATCGGCAGCTTGTTCTAG